The proteins below are encoded in one region of Hordeum vulgare subsp. vulgare chromosome 3H, MorexV3_pseudomolecules_assembly, whole genome shotgun sequence:
- the LOC123444919 gene encoding probable WRKY transcription factor 39, which translates to MGDALRDHDLAATADDEDAGVWPGELDEQLIRELLSDDSLLGSMYPDNDSGRHRSCDTGGAPAATPCNSGGSTAAEHEPLPPASASSMPLCSAYSGPTIRDIEKALWSRPYTSSQRYGSLHFRRYGAPGTAPESRHVTKVRSCGGGKKTPMDGYRWRKYGQKFIKNNPHPRSYYKCTSARCSAKKHVEKSTDDPEMLIVTYEGSHLHGPQTTTLRRFQPPDAAADLPGAAGVAIAGAGIGCSVRPSYGTSSGDDVRREDNQPLHRGAVQRVATDTPSSSLPHVAAVDATVLSSSSLDSPWSLEALLPVERI; encoded by the exons ATGGGAGATGCACTCAGGGATCACGACCTCGCAGCCACCGCCGACGACGAGGACGCTGGCGTTTGGCCCGGTGAGCTCGACGAGCAGCTCATACGGGAGCTCCTCAGCGATGACAGCCTCCTCGGCTCCATGTATCCGGACAACGACTCGGGGCGCCACCGCTCCTGCGACACGGGAGGCGCCCCTGCCGCCACGCCGTGCAACAGCGGCGGCAGCACCGCGGCCGAGCACGAGCCGTTGCCGCCGGCTTCGGCGTCGAGTATGCCTCTGTGCTCGGCCTACTCCGGCCCTACGATCAGGGACATCGAGAAGGCGCTGTGGTCTCGGCCGTACACCTCCAGCCAGCGCTACGGCTCGCTCCATTT CCGCAGGTATGGAGCGCCGGGTACGGCGCCGGAGAGCAGGCACGTGACCAAGGTGAGGAGCTGCGGCGGCGGCAAGAAGACGCCCATGGACGGGTACAGGTGGAGGAAGTACGGGCAGAAGTTCATCAAGAACAACCCCCATCCCAG GAGCTACTACAAGTGCACCAGCGCACGGTGCAGCGCCAAGAAGCACGTGGAGAAGTCCACCGACGACCCGGAGATGCTCATCGTCACCTACGAGGGGTCGCACCTCCACGGCCCGCAGACGACGACACTCCGGCGCTTCCAGCCCCCGGACGCCGCCGCGGACCTGCCCGGCGCGGCGGGCGTCGCCATCGCTGGCGCCGGGATAGGCTGCAGCGTACGGCCATCGTATGGAACGTCATCCGGCGACGATGTGCGACGAGAAGACAACCAGCCGCTGCACCGTGGCGCCGTGCAGCGCGTGGCCACGGACACCCCGTCCTCTTCCCTGCCGCATGTTGCTGCCGTTGATGCAACTGTGCTTTCATCTTCTAGCCTGGACTCACCTTGGTCCCTGGAAGCTCTACTTCCCGTGGAGAGGATCTGA